The Streptomyces sp. NBC_01353 genome contains a region encoding:
- a CDS encoding SHOCT domain-containing protein, with translation MDDYPLLNVFWTMLWFFIWIMWLFLLFKVITDIFRDHDMNGWAKAGWLILCILVPYLGVLIYVIARGKSMSERDVKQARESEAAFQSYIRKTAGTASGGSHADELARLAELKEKGAITNEEFEKAKAKVLS, from the coding sequence ATGGACGACTACCCCCTCCTCAACGTCTTCTGGACCATGCTCTGGTTCTTCATCTGGATCATGTGGCTGTTCCTGCTGTTCAAGGTCATCACGGACATCTTCCGGGACCACGACATGAATGGCTGGGCCAAGGCAGGATGGCTGATCCTGTGCATCCTGGTCCCCTACCTCGGCGTGCTGATCTACGTGATCGCCCGTGGCAAGAGCATGAGCGAGCGGGACGTCAAGCAGGCCCGCGAGAGCGAGGCCGCGTTCCAGTCGTACATCCGTAAGACGGCGGGGACGGCCTCCGGTGGCAGCCACGCCGATGAACTGGCACGGCTCGCCGAGCTGAAGGAGAAGGGCGCCATCACGAACGAGGAGTTCGAGAAGGCGAAGGCCAAGGTCCTGTCCTGA
- a CDS encoding polysaccharide deacetylase family protein, with protein sequence MFRTKPGKRRGPAVALLAAASLMLGLSGCGVDPITPGDARGEAAGSDDKPGAGGAVDCAKVKCIALTFDAGPGKDTPHLLDVLKEKQVPATFFLLGKKHVDRYPEVVKRIADEGHEVANHTWTHRVLTDLDADEVRDELSRTQGAIEKITGRRPTLMRPPQGRTDGTVSDVSRELGLAQILWSATAKDYSTTDSALIRQRILDRAEGDGIILLHDIYDGTVPAVPGIIDELKKRGFTFVTVPQLLAPGKAEPGEVYRP encoded by the coding sequence ATGTTCCGAACCAAACCGGGGAAGCGCCGGGGACCGGCCGTCGCCCTTCTGGCGGCGGCCTCTCTGATGCTGGGGCTCAGTGGCTGCGGGGTCGACCCGATCACCCCGGGTGACGCCAGGGGTGAGGCCGCCGGCTCGGACGACAAGCCGGGCGCGGGCGGAGCGGTCGACTGCGCCAAGGTGAAGTGCATCGCGTTGACCTTCGACGCCGGCCCCGGGAAGGACACGCCGCACCTTCTCGACGTCCTCAAGGAGAAGCAGGTCCCGGCCACCTTCTTCCTGCTCGGCAAGAAGCATGTGGACCGCTATCCCGAGGTGGTCAAGCGCATCGCCGACGAAGGGCACGAAGTCGCCAATCACACCTGGACGCACCGCGTCCTGACCGACCTGGACGCCGACGAGGTGCGTGACGAGCTCTCCCGCACCCAGGGCGCGATCGAGAAGATCACCGGGCGCCGCCCCACCCTGATGCGACCGCCGCAGGGGCGCACCGACGGCACGGTGTCCGATGTGAGCCGCGAGCTCGGTCTCGCGCAGATCCTGTGGAGCGCCACGGCCAAGGACTACTCCACGACCGATTCCGCGCTCATACGGCAGCGCATACTCGACAGGGCCGAGGGTGACGGGATCATCCTGCTGCACGACATCTACGACGGGACCGTCCCCGCCGTCCCCGGGATCATCGACGAGCTGAAGAAGCGCGGCTTCACGTTCGTGACCGTGCCGCAGCTGCTGGCGCCGGGCAAGGCCGAGCCCGGCGAGGTCTACCGTCCGTAG
- a CDS encoding Rrf2 family transcriptional regulator, protein MRLTKFTDLALRAVMRLAVPGAPGQDPSATTREVAEVMAVPYAHMAKVVTRLQHLGVVEARRGRGGGLALTETGRRASVGWLVRMLEGEEEVVACEGDTPCPLRAACRLRGALREAQEAFYRTLDPLTVADLVESPTGPVLVSLSARHTD, encoded by the coding sequence GTGCGGCTGACGAAATTCACCGACCTGGCGCTTCGTGCCGTGATGCGCCTGGCGGTCCCCGGAGCTCCCGGGCAGGACCCTTCCGCCACCACCCGCGAGGTTGCGGAGGTGATGGCGGTGCCCTATGCCCATATGGCGAAGGTGGTCACGCGACTCCAGCACCTCGGGGTCGTGGAGGCCCGGCGCGGTCGCGGCGGCGGTCTCGCCCTGACCGAAACCGGTCGGCGCGCCTCGGTCGGCTGGCTGGTGCGGATGCTCGAGGGCGAGGAGGAGGTCGTCGCCTGCGAGGGTGACACCCCCTGCCCGCTGCGCGCGGCCTGCCGCCTGCGCGGGGCTCTCCGCGAGGCGCAGGAGGCGTTCTACCGCACACTCGATCCGCTGACCGTCGCGGATCTGGTCGAGTCCCCCACCGGCCCGGTGCTCGTCTCGCTGAGCGCGCGCCACACCGACTGA
- a CDS encoding peptidase inhibitor family I36 protein — protein MKRIPTTTAAALLALAGGLALTAPAQAAECPSGEFCVWQEADFGGQRANWSGDDGWWESWIADTDSSWANHGISGPGIKDHVKVYESAHQGGSMTICLAPGQEVGYNGAANDRGDSHTWAMSC, from the coding sequence ATGAAGCGCATTCCGACCACCACCGCCGCGGCTCTGCTCGCCCTCGCCGGCGGCCTCGCCCTGACCGCGCCGGCCCAGGCGGCCGAATGTCCGAGCGGCGAGTTCTGTGTCTGGCAGGAGGCCGACTTCGGCGGCCAGCGCGCCAACTGGAGCGGCGACGACGGCTGGTGGGAGAGCTGGATCGCCGACACCGACTCCTCCTGGGCCAACCACGGCATCTCCGGCCCGGGAATCAAGGACCACGTCAAGGTGTACGAGAGCGCCCATCAGGGCGGCTCGATGACGATCTGCCTGGCGCCCGGCCAGGAGGTCGGCTACAACGGCGCCGCCAACGACCGCGGGGACTCCCACACCTGGGCGATGAGCTGCTGA
- a CDS encoding globin domain-containing protein, which translates to MLSEQAVPIVRATLPVVGASLGDITDRFYAGMFAARPELLRDLFNRGNQASGDQRRALAGSIAGFAGALLDSPDTRPDVMLSRIAHKHASLGVTSEQYKVVHEHLFAAIVEVLGETVTPEVARAWDEVYWLMANALIALEARLYEETGAAEGGVRRPMEIVERHRETADTVSFALRHSDGRPTEPFRPGQYVSVRVELPDGARQIRQYSLSAAPGLPHWRITVKRVKGDPAGEVSTWLHAHARVGDTVEVSAPFGDLVLPEGDGPLLLASAGIGSTPMLAMLGHLAATGSHRDVTVVHADRSPADHAHREELRTLVDALPQGSLHLWYEEPGDATDARPGGADVTTLDVPPDVTAYLCGPLPFMRQVRGDLLSGGVAAAAVHYEVFGPDLWLGA; encoded by the coding sequence ATGCTGTCCGAGCAGGCCGTCCCGATCGTCCGAGCCACCCTCCCCGTCGTCGGAGCCTCGCTCGGCGACATCACCGATCGCTTCTACGCCGGGATGTTCGCGGCCCGCCCCGAACTCCTGCGGGATCTGTTCAACCGCGGCAACCAGGCCAGCGGCGACCAGCGGCGCGCTCTGGCCGGCTCGATAGCCGGGTTCGCCGGGGCGCTCCTGGACAGCCCGGACACCCGGCCGGACGTCATGCTCTCCCGTATCGCGCACAAGCACGCCTCGCTGGGTGTCACGTCCGAGCAGTACAAGGTCGTCCACGAGCATCTCTTCGCCGCGATCGTCGAAGTGCTCGGCGAGACCGTGACCCCCGAGGTCGCGCGGGCATGGGACGAGGTCTACTGGCTGATGGCGAATGCCCTCATCGCCCTGGAGGCCCGTCTCTACGAGGAGACGGGTGCCGCGGAGGGCGGGGTCCGTCGGCCGATGGAGATCGTCGAGCGGCACCGGGAGACGGCCGACACCGTGTCCTTCGCCCTGCGGCACTCCGACGGGCGGCCGACGGAGCCGTTCCGGCCGGGGCAGTACGTGAGCGTACGGGTCGAACTGCCCGACGGTGCCCGGCAGATCCGCCAGTACAGCCTCTCCGCCGCGCCCGGTCTCCCGCACTGGCGGATCACCGTGAAGCGCGTCAAGGGCGACCCGGCGGGCGAGGTGTCGACCTGGCTGCACGCGCACGCGCGCGTGGGCGACACGGTCGAGGTGTCCGCGCCGTTCGGTGATCTCGTCCTGCCCGAGGGCGACGGCCCGCTGCTCCTCGCCTCCGCGGGGATCGGCAGCACGCCGATGCTGGCCATGCTCGGCCACCTCGCCGCCACCGGCTCGCACCGCGATGTCACCGTCGTCCACGCCGACCGGTCCCCCGCGGACCATGCGCACCGCGAGGAGCTGCGGACGCTGGTCGACGCGCTGCCGCAGGGCTCCCTCCACCTCTGGTACGAGGAGCCGGGCGACGCCACCGACGCCCGCCCCGGCGGCGCGGACGTCACCACGCTCGACGTACCCCCCGACGTGACGGCGTACCTCTGTGGCCCCCTGCCGTTCATGCGGCAGGTACGCGGCGACCTGCTGTCCGGCGGGGTCGCCGCGGCGGCCGTGCATTACGAGGTCTTCGGCCCGGACCTGTGGCTGGGCGCCTAG
- a CDS encoding peroxiredoxin: protein MNVGDIVEDFTLPDETGAPRSLVDLLADGPVVLFFYPAALTAGCTAEACHFRDLAGEFRAAGARPVGISSDVVERQQEFAERHSLGYPLLSDPEGAIRDRFGVTRGFSLAPTKRVTFVIDEDRRILEVVRSELRMSAHADRALAALKTRTA from the coding sequence ATGAACGTCGGTGACATCGTCGAGGACTTCACTCTCCCGGACGAGACGGGGGCACCCCGCTCGCTGGTCGACCTCCTCGCGGACGGGCCGGTCGTCCTGTTCTTCTATCCGGCGGCCCTCACCGCCGGCTGCACCGCCGAGGCCTGCCACTTCCGGGATCTGGCCGGCGAGTTCCGGGCGGCGGGTGCGCGCCCGGTCGGTATCAGCTCCGACGTCGTGGAGCGGCAGCAGGAGTTCGCCGAGCGCCACTCGCTCGGCTACCCGCTGCTGTCCGACCCCGAGGGCGCGATCCGCGACCGGTTCGGGGTGACGCGCGGCTTCTCGCTTGCACCGACGAAGCGGGTCACGTTCGTCATAGACGAGGACCGCCGGATCCTGGAGGTGGTCCGCAGCGAGCTGCGGATGAGCGCCCACGCCGACCGCGCGCTGGCGGCGCTGAAGACCCGCACGGCCTGA
- a CDS encoding DUF6328 family protein: protein MSSQPGRDQTEDGGLSRGRHETKDERADRRWGELMQEIRVAQTGVQILFGFLLTVVFTTRFPELPATDRTIYIVTVSLGAAATGALIGPVSFHRLVAGRRIKPHAVVWASRLTFIGLLLLLATLASALLLILRVATEDSYVPWLVGGLVAWYLICWYVLPLWVRRRYTNVKGNSENED, encoded by the coding sequence GTGAGCAGTCAGCCCGGCAGGGATCAGACGGAGGACGGCGGACTCTCCCGAGGCCGCCACGAGACGAAGGACGAGCGGGCGGACCGGCGGTGGGGCGAGCTGATGCAGGAGATCAGGGTCGCCCAGACGGGTGTGCAGATCCTCTTCGGCTTTCTGCTCACCGTCGTGTTCACCACTCGCTTCCCCGAGCTGCCAGCGACCGACCGGACGATCTACATCGTCACCGTGTCGCTGGGCGCGGCAGCGACGGGCGCCCTGATCGGACCGGTCTCCTTCCACCGGCTGGTGGCAGGGCGACGCATCAAGCCCCATGCCGTGGTCTGGGCCTCACGGCTGACGTTCATCGGGCTTCTGCTGCTGCTCGCGACGCTCGCGTCGGCGCTGCTGCTGATCCTGCGGGTGGCGACGGAGGACTCGTACGTGCCCTGGCTGGTCGGCGGACTGGTCGCCTGGTACCTGATCTGTTGGTACGTCCTGCCGCTGTGGGTGCGGAGACGCTACACGAACGTCAAGGGCAACAGCGAGAACGAAGACTGA
- a CDS encoding ATP-dependent DNA ligase produces the protein MLLARVADASQQVAATSARSRKIAVLAELFAEAAPEESPLVIAYLSGRLPQGRIGVGWSVLKNVIPPAVPPAEHPTLTLAGADAAMTALAAVSGAGSQAERARLVHELMAGATRPEQEFLLRLLSGDVRQGALDAIALEGVARAATVPSAELRRAVMLEGSLPRVAQAVLADGPAALDTFALRVGTPVLPMLAHTAGSVTEAVAGLGPCVVEEKLDGVRIQVHRHGDQVRVFTRSLDDITGRLPEVAARAREVAAESFILDGEVIALDPATRRPMAFQDIASRVGSRVDVETASATLPLSPVYFDVLAVDGEALIDHPGQERHAVLARLLPEPLRVRRFVVDDPGSAAQVEAAERFFTDTLARGHEGVLVKALDAPYVAGRRGRTWLKVKPVHTLDLVVLAAEWGHGRRTGLLSNLHLGARAADGTFVMLGKTFKGLTDEMLRWQTEKLGELAVDDDGFTVRVRPELVVEIAYDGLQRSTRYPAGVTLRFARVVRHRPDKSAAEADTVEQVTGQA, from the coding sequence ATGCTTCTGGCCCGAGTCGCGGACGCTTCCCAGCAGGTCGCCGCCACCTCCGCCCGCTCACGGAAGATCGCCGTGCTGGCCGAGCTGTTCGCGGAGGCCGCGCCCGAGGAGAGCCCGCTGGTGATCGCGTATCTCTCCGGCCGACTGCCGCAGGGGCGGATCGGTGTCGGCTGGAGCGTGCTCAAGAACGTGATCCCGCCGGCCGTGCCACCCGCCGAGCACCCGACCCTCACGCTCGCCGGCGCCGATGCCGCCATGACCGCACTCGCGGCCGTGTCCGGCGCCGGTTCGCAGGCGGAGCGGGCCCGGCTCGTCCACGAGCTCATGGCCGGCGCCACCCGGCCGGAGCAGGAGTTCCTGCTTCGGCTGCTCTCGGGTGACGTGCGCCAGGGCGCCCTGGACGCCATCGCGCTGGAGGGCGTCGCGCGCGCAGCCACCGTCCCCTCCGCCGAGCTCCGGCGCGCCGTGATGCTCGAAGGGTCCCTGCCCCGCGTCGCCCAGGCCGTGCTCGCGGACGGCCCGGCCGCCCTGGACACCTTCGCCCTGCGGGTCGGCACCCCCGTCCTGCCCATGCTCGCCCACACCGCCGGCTCGGTCACCGAGGCCGTCGCCGGCCTCGGCCCCTGCGTCGTCGAGGAGAAGCTCGACGGCGTCCGGATCCAGGTGCACCGTCACGGCGACCAGGTCCGGGTGTTCACCCGTTCCCTGGACGACATCACCGGACGGCTGCCCGAAGTCGCCGCCCGCGCCCGGGAGGTGGCGGCTGAGTCGTTCATCCTGGACGGCGAGGTCATCGCCCTCGACCCGGCCACCCGGAGGCCGATGGCGTTCCAGGACATCGCCTCGCGGGTCGGCTCACGCGTCGACGTCGAGACGGCCAGCGCCACGCTGCCGCTCTCACCCGTCTACTTCGACGTCCTCGCGGTGGACGGCGAGGCTCTCATCGATCACCCCGGCCAGGAACGTCATGCCGTTCTGGCCCGGCTGCTTCCCGAGCCTCTGCGGGTGCGGCGCTTCGTCGTCGACGACCCCGGCTCCGCCGCCCAGGTGGAGGCGGCGGAGCGGTTCTTCACCGACACCCTGGCCCGTGGGCACGAAGGCGTCCTGGTCAAGGCGCTGGACGCGCCCTATGTGGCGGGCCGACGCGGCCGCACCTGGCTCAAGGTCAAACCCGTGCACACCCTCGACCTCGTCGTCCTCGCCGCGGAGTGGGGCCACGGCCGTCGGACCGGACTGCTCTCCAACCTCCACCTCGGCGCCCGCGCCGCCGACGGCACGTTCGTGATGCTCGGCAAGACGTTCAAGGGCCTCACCGACGAGATGCTGCGCTGGCAGACCGAGAAGCTGGGCGAACTGGCCGTGGACGACGACGGCTTCACCGTACGCGTACGCCCTGAACTCGTCGTCGAGATCGCCTACGACGGCCTTCAGCGCTCCACCCGCTACCCGGCGGGCGTCACCCTCCGCTTCGCCCGGGTCGTACGCCACCGACCCGACAAGTCCGCCGCCGAGGCCGACACCGTGGAGCAGGTCACCGGGCAGGCGTGA